One window of the Nocardia huaxiensis genome contains the following:
- the ilvD gene encoding dihydroxy-acid dehydratase — MPPLRSRTTTAGRNAAGARALWRATGLTDSDFGKPIVAIANSYTQFVPGHVHLKDVGEIVAEAVRAAGGVPREFHTIAVDDGIAMGHGGMLYSLPSREIIADSVEYMANAHTADALVCISNCDKITPGMLNAAMRLNIPAVFVSGGPMEAGKAVVVGGVAQAPTDLITAISASASSTVTDEGLTEVERSACPTCGSCSGMFTANSMNCLTEALGLSLPGNGSTLATHAARRALFEKAGRVIVDIANRWYRDDDASVLPRNVANVKAFHNAMALDVAMGGSTNTVLHTLAAAQEGEIDFDLQSIDEISRRVPCLSKVSPNSDYHMEDVHRAGGIPAILGELRRAGLLETDVTTVHTKSFDEWLDNWDIRGGKATEEALELFHAAPGGVRTTEPFSTENRWSSLDTDQEGGCIRDVPHAYTVEGGLCVLRGNIAPDGAILKTAGIDEDLFTFEGPAVVVESQEAAVSAILGKQIKPGDVVVVRYEGPSGGPGMQEMLHPTAFLKGAGLGKQCALITDGRFSGGTSGLSIGHISPEAASGGTIGLIENGDRIRIDVHTRALELLVPEEVLAERRAKMEASERPWQPVDRVRPVTTALRAYAALATSADKGAVRRVP, encoded by the coding sequence ATGCCACCGCTTCGCTCACGAACCACGACAGCCGGACGCAATGCCGCGGGCGCACGCGCCCTCTGGCGCGCCACCGGCCTCACCGACTCCGACTTCGGTAAGCCGATCGTCGCCATCGCGAACTCCTACACCCAGTTCGTACCGGGCCATGTGCATCTGAAGGACGTCGGCGAGATCGTGGCCGAGGCGGTCCGCGCGGCCGGCGGCGTGCCGCGCGAATTCCACACCATCGCGGTCGATGACGGCATCGCGATGGGACACGGCGGCATGCTGTACTCGCTGCCCTCGCGCGAGATCATCGCCGACTCGGTGGAATACATGGCGAACGCGCACACCGCCGACGCGCTGGTGTGTATCTCCAACTGCGACAAGATCACTCCCGGCATGCTGAACGCCGCCATGCGGTTGAACATCCCGGCCGTGTTCGTCTCCGGCGGGCCGATGGAGGCCGGTAAGGCCGTGGTCGTGGGTGGGGTGGCGCAGGCGCCGACCGACCTGATCACCGCGATCTCCGCGAGCGCCTCCAGCACCGTCACCGACGAGGGCCTCACCGAGGTCGAGCGCTCCGCCTGCCCGACCTGCGGTTCCTGCTCGGGCATGTTCACCGCCAACTCGATGAACTGCCTCACCGAGGCGCTGGGCCTGTCGCTGCCGGGCAATGGCTCCACGCTGGCCACCCATGCCGCGCGCCGGGCGCTGTTCGAGAAGGCCGGACGGGTCATCGTCGATATCGCCAACCGCTGGTACCGCGACGACGACGCCTCGGTGCTGCCGCGAAATGTGGCCAATGTCAAGGCATTCCACAATGCGATGGCCCTCGATGTGGCCATGGGCGGTTCCACCAACACCGTGCTGCACACGCTCGCCGCCGCACAGGAGGGTGAGATCGACTTCGATCTGCAGAGCATCGACGAGATCTCGCGCCGGGTGCCGTGCCTGTCCAAGGTGTCGCCGAACTCGGACTACCACATGGAGGATGTGCACCGCGCCGGTGGCATTCCGGCCATCCTCGGCGAACTGCGCCGCGCCGGGCTGCTGGAAACCGACGTCACCACCGTGCACACCAAGTCCTTCGACGAGTGGCTCGACAACTGGGACATCCGCGGCGGCAAGGCCACCGAGGAAGCCCTCGAGCTGTTCCATGCCGCGCCGGGCGGCGTGCGCACCACCGAGCCGTTCTCGACCGAGAACCGGTGGAGCTCCCTCGACACCGATCAGGAGGGCGGCTGCATTCGCGATGTGCCGCACGCCTACACCGTCGAAGGCGGGCTGTGCGTGCTGCGCGGCAATATCGCCCCCGACGGCGCGATCCTGAAGACCGCGGGCATCGACGAGGATCTGTTCACCTTCGAGGGCCCGGCCGTGGTGGTCGAATCCCAGGAGGCGGCGGTCTCGGCCATCCTCGGCAAGCAGATCAAGCCGGGCGATGTGGTCGTGGTCCGCTACGAGGGCCCCTCGGGCGGTCCGGGCATGCAGGAGATGCTGCATCCCACCGCCTTCCTCAAGGGCGCGGGTCTCGGCAAACAGTGCGCACTCATCACCGACGGCCGTTTCTCCGGCGGCACCTCGGGCCTGTCCATCGGGCACATCTCCCCCGAGGCGGCGTCCGGCGGCACCATCGGTCTCATCGAGAACGGTGACCGCATTCGCATCGACGTGCACACCCGGGCCCTCGAATTGCTGGTACCCGAAGAGGTTCTCGCCGAGCGACGCGCGAAAATGGAAGCGTCCGAACGGCCTTGGCAGCCCGTCGACCGCGTGCGCCCCGTCACCACGGCGCTGCGCGCATACGCGGCGCTGGCCACCTCGGCCGACAAGGGTGCAGTGCGGCGCGTGCCGTAG
- a CDS encoding DoxX family protein yields the protein MTQKPNEPSADATGSDVPASPESATALSAAMTGGSSSLPDSVGEPVRSPFDSPTEQFRVADVHPDLIVEAKSGRTADTKPELTKEPPRTDEELGLDPDVPLYSELKNSIPGAAQQSAAPAAESASAATYAFASIPAAPPGATEPTTRLRRRGDDRRGTLDLGLLLLRLVIGGTFIYHGLQKMTGWFHGPGLDGTKAMMENGGWKQPDITAILLAVGELGGGILVVLGLATPLAAGALLAIILDAWMWKQSMVPGFQYKAKDNNLELESVLVGIVSVLMLTGPGRLSLDRNRGWATRPFLGSLAAFVAAIAAAILAYIYLHGGNPLTGIGPFD from the coding sequence GTGACACAGAAGCCGAACGAACCGTCCGCCGACGCGACGGGCAGCGATGTGCCCGCATCGCCCGAGTCGGCAACTGCCCTGTCCGCCGCGATGACCGGCGGCTCCAGCTCCCTGCCGGATTCGGTGGGCGAACCGGTGCGCAGTCCCTTCGACTCGCCCACCGAACAGTTCCGCGTCGCCGACGTGCACCCGGACCTCATCGTCGAGGCGAAATCGGGCCGCACCGCCGACACCAAGCCGGAACTCACCAAGGAGCCACCCCGCACCGACGAGGAACTGGGCCTGGACCCGGACGTCCCGCTCTACTCGGAGCTGAAGAACTCCATCCCCGGCGCCGCCCAGCAGTCCGCCGCCCCGGCCGCCGAATCCGCTTCGGCCGCCACCTACGCCTTCGCCAGCATCCCGGCCGCCCCGCCCGGCGCCACCGAGCCCACCACCCGCCTGCGCCGTCGCGGCGACGACCGCCGCGGCACCCTGGACCTCGGACTCCTGTTGCTGCGCCTGGTCATCGGCGGCACCTTCATCTACCACGGCCTGCAGAAGATGACCGGCTGGTTCCACGGCCCCGGCCTGGACGGCACCAAGGCCATGATGGAGAACGGCGGCTGGAAGCAGCCCGACATCACCGCCATCCTGCTCGCGGTCGGCGAACTCGGCGGCGGCATCCTGGTCGTCCTGGGCCTGGCCACCCCGCTCGCCGCCGGCGCCCTCCTCGCGATCATCCTCGACGCCTGGATGTGGAAGCAGAGCATGGTCCCCGGCTTCCAATACAAGGCCAAGGACAACAACCTCGAACTCGAATCCGTCCTCGTGGGCATCGTCTCGGTCCTCATGCTCACCGGCCCCGGCCGCCTCTCCCTCGACCGCAACCGCGGCTGGGCCACCAGGCCGTTCCTCGGCTCCCTGGCCGCCTTCGTAGCCGCCATCGCCGCCGCCATCCTGGCCTACATCTACCTGCACGGCGGCAACCCGCTCACGGGCATCGGCCCGTTCGACTGA
- a CDS encoding PQQ-dependent sugar dehydrogenase encodes MSSFRGRTGVRAGKVSLSILIAAVLATGCARFDDSASGPFTTEPTWKDADFGPEKPSPTTSTKPEGPCIDQADGVVGTCFDVTSGVVGLPDGTTGLVGELKTGGIYKIDSADPTPMPPAHVAPKIAQLDVDGSGDGGLSDITISPTYYEDGLMYAYITTPSDNRVVRIGEDGTPKPILTGIPKSATGNHGAIEFISETDMLVLTGDAGDPAAAANPNSLAGKLLRIKLTPGATSQPEVVTSGIATAGDVCVGPGGTIWVTDRTAVEDRLRRVTPDGALVTGWTWTDHPGVAGCVAAADSVSVAMTEAKGLAIAAADKDTHAITAVPSLQYQNTWGRLNGAAPGPNGSLWLATVNKAPGGEPGPNDDRVILISPLAAQGSGPD; translated from the coding sequence ATGAGTTCGTTCCGAGGCCGAACCGGGGTGCGCGCGGGGAAGGTCAGCCTCAGCATTCTGATCGCCGCCGTGCTGGCGACCGGCTGCGCCCGCTTCGACGATTCGGCGTCCGGTCCCTTCACGACCGAACCCACCTGGAAGGACGCCGATTTCGGCCCGGAGAAGCCGTCGCCGACCACCAGCACCAAGCCCGAGGGGCCGTGCATCGACCAGGCCGACGGGGTGGTGGGCACCTGCTTCGACGTCACCTCGGGCGTGGTCGGGCTGCCCGACGGCACCACAGGGCTGGTGGGCGAGCTCAAGACCGGCGGCATCTACAAGATCGACTCCGCTGATCCGACGCCCATGCCGCCCGCGCACGTGGCCCCGAAGATCGCGCAGCTGGACGTGGACGGCTCCGGCGACGGCGGCCTGTCCGACATCACCATCTCGCCGACCTATTACGAGGACGGCCTGATGTACGCCTACATCACCACGCCGAGCGACAACCGGGTGGTACGCATCGGCGAGGACGGCACACCCAAGCCGATCCTCACCGGAATCCCCAAGAGCGCCACCGGCAATCACGGCGCCATCGAATTCATCAGCGAGACCGACATGCTGGTGCTCACCGGCGACGCCGGGGACCCCGCGGCGGCCGCGAACCCGAACTCCCTGGCGGGCAAGCTGTTGCGGATCAAACTGACCCCGGGCGCGACCTCGCAGCCCGAGGTCGTCACCTCCGGCATCGCGACCGCGGGCGATGTGTGCGTCGGGCCCGGCGGCACCATCTGGGTCACCGATCGCACCGCGGTCGAGGACCGGCTGCGTCGCGTCACCCCCGACGGCGCGCTGGTCACCGGCTGGACCTGGACCGACCATCCAGGCGTGGCCGGTTGCGTGGCCGCCGCCGACTCGGTGTCGGTCGCCATGACCGAGGCCAAGGGCCTGGCGATCGCCGCCGCGGACAAGGACACCCACGCCATCACCGCGGTGCCGAGCCTGCAGTACCAGAACACGTGGGGCCGCCTCAACGGTGCGGCCCCGGGCCCCAACGGCTCGCTGTGGCTGGCCACGGTCAACAAGGCCCCCGGCGGTGAGCCCGGACCCAACGACGACCGCGTCATCCTGATCTCGCCGCTCGCGGCGCAGGGCAGCGGACCGGACTAG
- the gatB gene encoding Asp-tRNA(Asn)/Glu-tRNA(Gln) amidotransferase subunit GatB: MSAPTVDLMDYSDVISRYEPVLGMEVHVELGTATKMFCGCPTEFGAEPNTQVCPVCLGLPGSLPVVNEKAVESAIRIGLALNCSITPWGRFARKNYFYPDQPKNYQISQYDEPIATDGYLDVVLDDGSTFRVDIERAHMEEDTGKSTHMGGATGRIHGASHSLLDYNRAGVPLIEIVTKPITGAGERAPEVARAYVTALREVLKSLDVSDVKMEQGSLRCDANVSLMPIGAKEFGTRTETKNVNSLRSVEVAVRYEMRRQAAVLAAGGTITMETRHFHETDGTTSAGRPKETAEDYRYFPEPDLEPVAPDAAWVESLRGTIPEYPWLRRARIQADWGLSDEVFRDLVNAGALDLIIATVDAGASVDAARSWWVAYLTEKAKEREVALEDLPITPKQVAEVAGLVEAKTINNKVAKQVVDFVLAGEGEPAQIVEAKGLGMVSDDSALQAEVEKALAANPDIAEKIRSGKVQAAGKVVGDVMKATRGQADAARVRELVLAACGVEG; the protein is encoded by the coding sequence ATGAGCGCACCCACGGTCGACTTGATGGACTACTCCGACGTCATCAGCCGGTACGAGCCGGTGCTCGGTATGGAGGTCCATGTCGAGCTGGGCACCGCCACCAAGATGTTCTGCGGTTGCCCCACCGAGTTCGGGGCCGAGCCGAATACGCAGGTGTGCCCGGTGTGTCTGGGGCTGCCCGGGTCGCTGCCGGTGGTGAACGAGAAGGCCGTGGAGTCGGCCATTCGGATCGGATTGGCGCTGAACTGCTCGATCACGCCGTGGGGGCGGTTCGCGCGGAAGAACTACTTCTACCCGGATCAGCCGAAGAACTACCAGATCAGCCAGTACGACGAGCCCATCGCGACCGACGGGTACCTGGATGTGGTGCTCGATGACGGGTCGACCTTCCGGGTCGACATCGAGCGGGCGCACATGGAGGAGGACACCGGCAAGTCCACCCACATGGGTGGGGCCACCGGGCGGATCCACGGCGCTTCGCACTCGCTGCTCGACTACAACCGGGCCGGTGTGCCGCTGATCGAGATCGTCACCAAGCCCATCACCGGGGCGGGGGAGCGGGCTCCGGAGGTGGCGCGCGCGTATGTGACCGCGCTGCGCGAGGTGCTCAAGTCCCTCGACGTGTCCGACGTGAAGATGGAGCAGGGGTCGCTGCGGTGTGACGCCAACGTGTCCCTGATGCCCATCGGCGCAAAGGAATTCGGCACCCGCACCGAGACCAAGAACGTGAACTCGCTGCGCAGCGTCGAGGTCGCGGTGCGCTACGAGATGCGCCGCCAGGCCGCGGTGCTGGCCGCGGGCGGCACCATCACCATGGAGACCCGCCACTTCCACGAGACCGACGGCACCACCTCCGCCGGGCGGCCCAAGGAGACCGCCGAGGACTACCGCTACTTCCCGGAACCCGACCTCGAGCCGGTCGCACCGGACGCGGCGTGGGTGGAATCGCTGCGCGGCACCATCCCGGAATACCCGTGGCTGCGGCGCGCCCGCATCCAGGCCGACTGGGGTCTGTCCGACGAGGTGTTCCGCGACCTGGTCAATGCCGGTGCCCTCGACCTGATCATCGCGACCGTGGACGCCGGCGCCTCGGTGGACGCGGCCCGCTCCTGGTGGGTCGCCTACCTCACCGAGAAGGCCAAGGAGCGCGAGGTCGCCCTCGAGGACCTGCCCATCACCCCGAAGCAGGTCGCCGAGGTGGCCGGGCTGGTCGAGGCCAAGACCATCAACAACAAGGTCGCCAAGCAGGTCGTGGACTTCGTCCTCGCCGGTGAGGGCGAACCCGCCCAGATCGTCGAAGCCAAGGGCCTCGGCATGGTCTCCGACGACTCCGCCCTGCAGGCCGAGGTCGAGAAGGCCCTCGCCGCCAACCCCGACATCGCCGAGAAGATCCGCTCCGGCAAGGTCCAGGCCGCCGGCAAGGTCGTCGGCGACGTCATGAAGGCCACCCGCGGCCAGGCCGACGCCGCCCGCGTGCGCGAACTGGTATTGGCCGCCTGCGGCGTCGAAGGCTGA
- a CDS encoding FtsX-like permease family protein, with protein MIRAGWDRLRLFNIGELFAHRGRTIMSMAVMAVSAALLVSVFSISGSITGSVDRLTASLGGKAELEISGITDAGFDASLLNEIKTVAGVEAAVPMLRQGIGADAERALLIGADSSVSALGSDLDGSLRDQAAKLLVPNGVLVGASMGYREGDTLTLSGITATVAGVLDGETIERINGGHIVIGALPTAQKLTGRAGKLDSIQIIAAPNTDVAQLRSALTDQVAGRAVVADPSLRGAQAGGGGVSLVRYSTLASSAAALIVSAFLIYNAMSMAVAQRRPTLSLLRAIGGRRTPMVRDLIAEAALLGLIGGFVGAGIGMIMGRGSIERLPAAIVQSVEARTEYIVPGYAIPVAVAACVLASVAASALAARQVYKVAPIEALAPIGASAADAMKPALRWTSAVLGAVLVVSAVFIARADWGIYSLAAISMSIVGAVVLCFAATGPIVRVIASVARIFGAPGALGATTVERAPRRVWATTMTVMIGVTAVVAMGNATRNMVDSAQASFDDMAVTGAFVSPTTMEQFPTGPMLPADLKAKIEAIPGVEGAGSAQMAFATVGGGRVMLQAFENGVGRQAATATLTQETLRRMAAGDGVVISRDVSRTLGVKTGDTLDLPTPTGIHQVEILDVIPYFAAIAGVVVLDLGIMQQWYQRPGETILGVDFLPGADADEVRTAIRAVVPPEIEVETGARTVELISGSVKQGTSISNAILWIVVIVATVALLNTLMLSVLERRRELGVLRAMGTSRRFLLRTVLAEAAGIGVIGAALGLAVGAGVHYLATLALTNAVSIDVTYDPGPLLLVYATVALLIALLGSIPPAIRAARLPIVEALAVD; from the coding sequence ATGATCCGCGCCGGGTGGGATCGGCTGCGGCTGTTCAATATCGGTGAGCTCTTCGCGCACCGGGGCCGCACGATCATGTCCATGGCCGTCATGGCCGTGTCCGCCGCACTGCTGGTGTCGGTTTTCAGCATCTCCGGGTCGATCACCGGATCGGTGGACCGGCTCACTGCCTCGCTGGGCGGGAAGGCCGAACTCGAGATCAGCGGCATCACCGACGCGGGCTTCGACGCCTCGCTGCTGAACGAGATCAAGACCGTCGCCGGGGTCGAGGCGGCGGTACCCATGCTGCGGCAGGGCATCGGCGCCGACGCCGAGCGGGCGCTGCTCATCGGCGCCGACTCGAGCGTCTCCGCGCTGGGCAGCGATCTGGACGGCTCGCTGCGCGATCAGGCCGCGAAACTGCTGGTGCCCAACGGGGTTCTGGTCGGCGCGAGCATGGGCTACCGCGAGGGCGACACGCTGACGCTGAGCGGGATCACCGCCACCGTCGCGGGCGTGCTCGACGGGGAGACCATCGAGCGCATCAACGGCGGCCACATCGTCATCGGGGCGCTGCCGACCGCACAGAAGCTCACCGGCCGCGCCGGCAAGCTCGACTCCATCCAGATCATCGCCGCACCGAATACCGATGTGGCGCAACTACGTTCCGCGCTCACAGACCAGGTCGCCGGACGCGCCGTGGTGGCCGATCCGAGCCTGCGCGGCGCTCAGGCGGGCGGCGGCGGGGTATCGCTGGTGCGGTACTCGACGCTGGCGTCCTCGGCGGCCGCGCTCATCGTGTCCGCATTCCTCATCTACAACGCCATGAGTATGGCTGTGGCACAACGCCGTCCGACGCTGTCGCTGCTGCGCGCCATCGGCGGGCGGCGCACCCCCATGGTGCGCGACCTCATTGCCGAAGCCGCCCTGCTGGGCTTGATCGGCGGATTCGTCGGCGCGGGGATCGGCATGATCATGGGCCGCGGCTCCATCGAACGACTACCCGCCGCCATCGTGCAATCGGTGGAGGCGCGCACCGAATACATCGTGCCCGGCTACGCGATCCCGGTCGCGGTGGCCGCCTGCGTGCTGGCCAGCGTCGCCGCCTCGGCGCTCGCGGCCCGGCAGGTGTACAAGGTCGCGCCGATCGAGGCGCTGGCACCCATCGGAGCATCGGCCGCCGATGCCATGAAACCGGCGCTGCGCTGGACCTCGGCCGTGCTCGGCGCGGTGCTCGTGGTGTCGGCCGTCTTCATCGCCCGGGCCGACTGGGGCATCTACTCGCTGGCCGCGATCTCCATGTCCATTGTCGGCGCCGTGGTGCTGTGCTTCGCCGCCACCGGCCCGATAGTGCGCGTGATCGCCTCCGTGGCAAGGATTTTCGGCGCCCCCGGCGCACTCGGCGCGACCACCGTGGAACGTGCGCCCCGGCGTGTGTGGGCCACCACCATGACCGTCATGATCGGCGTCACCGCGGTCGTCGCCATGGGCAATGCCACCCGCAATATGGTCGACTCCGCTCAGGCGAGCTTCGACGACATGGCCGTCACCGGCGCGTTCGTCAGCCCCACCACCATGGAGCAGTTCCCCACCGGCCCCATGCTGCCCGCGGATCTGAAAGCCAAGATCGAGGCCATCCCCGGGGTCGAGGGAGCCGGGTCCGCCCAGATGGCGTTCGCGACCGTCGGCGGCGGCCGAGTCATGCTGCAGGCTTTCGAGAACGGGGTGGGCCGCCAGGCCGCCACCGCCACCCTGACCCAGGAAACCCTGCGCCGCATGGCCGCCGGTGACGGCGTCGTCATCTCCCGCGACGTCTCCCGCACCCTCGGCGTGAAAACCGGTGACACCCTGGACCTCCCGACTCCCACCGGCATCCACCAGGTCGAAATCCTCGACGTGATCCCCTATTTCGCCGCCATCGCCGGCGTGGTGGTGCTCGACCTGGGCATCATGCAGCAGTGGTACCAGCGCCCCGGCGAAACCATCCTCGGCGTCGACTTCCTCCCCGGAGCCGATGCAGACGAGGTCCGCACCGCCATCCGCGCCGTCGTCCCACCCGAGATCGAAGTCGAAACCGGCGCCCGCACAGTCGAACTCATCTCCGGCAGCGTCAAACAGGGCACCTCCATCAGCAACGCCATCCTCTGGATAGTCGTCATAGTCGCCACGGTCGCCCTCCTCAACACCCTCATGCTCTCCGTCCTCGAACGCCGCCGCGAACTCGGCGTCCTGCGAGCCATGGGCACCAGCCGCCGCTTCCTGCTCCGCACCGTCCTCGCCGAGGCGGCCGGCATCGGCGTCATAGGCGCAGCCCTCGGCCTCGCGGTAGGCGCAGGCGTCCACTACCTCGCCACCCTCGCCCTCACCAACGCCGTCTCCATCGACGTCACCTACGACCCCGGCCCCCTGCTCCTCGTCTACGCCACGGTCGCCCTGCTCATAGCCCTCCTCGGCTCCATCCCACCCGCCATCCGAGCCGCCCGCCTCCCCATCGTGGAGGCCCTGGCCGTCGACTGA
- a CDS encoding ABC transporter ATP-binding protein encodes MLELTDVTKEYRIGEQSVRALDRISLRIEPGEFTAIIGPSGSGKSTLLHLLGALDSPDSGSIRFQDKEIGGLDDDRQSEFRRHQVGFVFQFFNLLPTLSAWENVAIPKLLDGTGLRKAKPRALELLDLVGLSDRAEHRPAELSGGQMQRVAVARALIMDPPLILADEPTGNLDSKTGAAILQLLGDITRQGNSVVMVTHDMGAVRYCDRVITLRDGQIGSNERVERTDDGEVRTVPASLRKDAEQAGTVTDEVPA; translated from the coding sequence ATGCTGGAATTGACCGACGTCACCAAGGAATACCGGATCGGCGAGCAGAGCGTGCGCGCCCTGGACCGGATCAGCCTGCGCATCGAACCGGGGGAGTTCACCGCGATCATCGGGCCGTCCGGATCGGGCAAGAGCACGCTGCTGCATCTGCTCGGCGCACTGGATTCCCCGGACTCGGGGTCGATTCGATTCCAGGACAAGGAGATCGGCGGTCTCGACGATGACCGCCAATCCGAATTCCGGCGACATCAGGTCGGTTTCGTCTTCCAGTTCTTCAACCTGCTGCCGACCCTGTCGGCGTGGGAGAACGTGGCCATTCCGAAGCTGTTGGACGGCACCGGACTTCGCAAGGCCAAGCCGCGCGCCCTGGAACTGCTGGATCTGGTCGGGCTCTCCGATCGCGCCGAGCACCGGCCCGCCGAACTGTCCGGCGGGCAGATGCAGCGCGTGGCGGTGGCGCGGGCGCTCATCATGGACCCGCCACTCATCCTGGCCGACGAACCCACCGGCAACCTCGACTCCAAGACCGGCGCGGCCATTCTGCAACTGCTGGGAGACATTACCCGGCAAGGCAATTCGGTCGTCATGGTCACCCACGACATGGGTGCGGTGCGGTACTGCGACCGCGTGATCACCCTGCGGGACGGGCAGATCGGCTCCAACGAACGCGTGGAACGCACCGACGACGGGGAGGTTCGCACCGTTCCGGCGTCACTCCGTAAAGACGCCGAGCAGGCCGGAACGGTGACCGACGAGGTGCCCGCATGA